Proteins encoded within one genomic window of Nordella sp. HKS 07:
- a CDS encoding ribulokinase, translated as MAYYLTADGGTESLRARIYDLKGTCLGSKAVPYETHFSPGARAEQNPEDWWRALIAATRGAIAEARIDAGQIEAMAFATTSCTVVALDKHGRALRPALLWMDVRANAEADAVLATGDARLALNGAGKGPVSAEWMIPKALWLKRNEPAAFAAAETICEYQDFLNLRLTGERCASLDNAGLRWHYSSRDGGFARGILSKLGLSELEAKWPQRVIAPGQVVGTLTLAAAAELGLSSKVKVVQGGADALIGMIGLGVAKPGQLALITGSSHLQFGVTEAPIHAPGVWGAYPDIVYPGRWIVEGGQTSTGSIINWLKRLTGGTLDLAEMNRKAATLEPGSEGLIVQDHFQGNRTPYTDPLSRGAIVGLTLAHEPHHIFRAIMEGIGFGTRAILDAFKAGGYSSTEITAGGGATASPLWIQIHADTAGLPVRIPASPDAPSTGSAVLAAHGAGRFATIDEGIAAMVRPGTTVEPRAREAKLYDEIYQRYKALYPALKSVLG; from the coding sequence ATGGCCTATTATCTGACCGCCGATGGCGGGACCGAAAGCCTCAGGGCCCGGATATATGACCTGAAAGGCACCTGTCTCGGCTCGAAAGCGGTACCCTACGAGACGCATTTCTCTCCCGGCGCCCGCGCCGAGCAGAATCCGGAAGACTGGTGGCGGGCGCTGATCGCGGCGACGCGCGGCGCCATCGCCGAAGCCCGGATCGATGCCGGCCAGATCGAGGCCATGGCCTTCGCCACCACCTCCTGTACCGTCGTGGCGCTGGACAAGCACGGACGAGCGCTGAGGCCCGCTCTCCTGTGGATGGATGTGCGCGCCAACGCGGAAGCCGATGCGGTGCTCGCCACCGGCGATGCGCGCCTCGCCCTCAATGGCGCCGGCAAGGGGCCGGTCTCCGCCGAATGGATGATCCCCAAGGCGTTGTGGCTCAAGCGCAACGAGCCGGCCGCCTTCGCCGCCGCCGAAACCATCTGCGAATATCAGGACTTCCTCAATCTCAGGCTGACGGGCGAGCGCTGCGCCTCGCTCGACAATGCCGGATTGCGCTGGCACTATTCGAGCCGCGACGGCGGCTTCGCGCGTGGCATATTGAGCAAGCTCGGCCTGTCGGAACTCGAAGCAAAATGGCCGCAGCGGGTCATCGCGCCTGGGCAAGTTGTGGGCACGCTGACACTGGCGGCGGCGGCCGAACTGGGCCTCAGCTCCAAGGTGAAAGTGGTGCAGGGCGGCGCCGATGCGCTGATCGGCATGATCGGCCTGGGTGTCGCCAAGCCGGGCCAGCTGGCCTTGATCACCGGCTCGTCGCATCTGCAATTCGGCGTCACCGAAGCACCGATCCATGCGCCGGGCGTGTGGGGCGCCTATCCCGACATCGTCTATCCAGGACGCTGGATCGTCGAAGGCGGCCAGACCTCGACCGGGTCGATCATCAACTGGCTCAAGCGCCTCACCGGCGGCACGCTAGACCTCGCCGAGATGAACCGCAAGGCGGCGACGCTCGAGCCGGGCTCCGAAGGTCTCATCGTGCAGGACCATTTCCAGGGCAACCGCACGCCCTATACCGATCCCTTGTCGCGCGGCGCCATTGTCGGCCTGACGCTGGCGCATGAGCCGCATCACATCTTCCGTGCCATCATGGAAGGCATCGGCTTCGGCACCCGCGCCATCCTCGATGCCTTCAAGGCCGGGGGCTATAGCAGCACCGAGATCACCGCCGGCGGCGGCGCTACGGCCTCGCCCCTGTGGATTCAGATTCATGCCGACACGGCCGGCCTGCCGGTGCGCATCCCGGCCTCGCCGGACGCGCCCTCGACGGGCTCGGCCGTGCTCGCGGCGCATGGCGCGGGGCGCTTCGCCACGATCGATGAAGGCATCGCCGCGATGGTGCGGCCCGGCACGACGGTCGAGCCCAGGGCCCGCGAAGCGAAGCTCTATGACGAGATCTACCAGCGGTACAAGGCGCTCTATCCGGCGCTCAAATCCGTGCTTGGCTAA
- a CDS encoding acetoin dehydrogenase dihydrolipoyllysine-residue acetyltransferase subunit: MTKRTLTMPRLGETMDEGTIVGWLVAPGQKFQRGAAILEIETDKTVVEFPALGDGTMEKTLVSSGDRVTVGAPIAEVTVTASEDWESEVAGGPAPANADAGTAILAMPRLGETMTEGVIIRWLVAEGADYARGDAILEIETDKTAAEVPALSDGKLVKILAAEGTRQPVGAPIAEVIGEVEAPVSAAAAPVETASAPLPKAHAAVSSDGRRRATPLARRLARSAGISLDHISGSGRRGRIERRDVESAIQATASPSSARIAFDKLGDRGETFLLIHGFAGDRSSWVATASGIARAGHTAIVPDLPAHGVSKAEAASLDDLVAAMSDFAASLPGALHLVGHSLGGAVATGLASRLGAKVKSLTLIAPAGTGREIDSGFILGMAAATTAGEVAHLLRLLGPKADGLSDAAVTVMAAQLAQGRLKALAQALVGPAGQKIDILRALAKLADELPVRALIGTEDRTIPAAQALNLPPSVAVHFLAAGHMPHWDLPRETLSLITGVVHG; this comes from the coding sequence ATGACGAAGCGCACACTGACCATGCCGCGCCTCGGCGAGACGATGGACGAGGGGACCATCGTCGGCTGGCTGGTGGCGCCGGGACAGAAATTTCAACGTGGCGCCGCGATCCTCGAGATCGAGACCGACAAGACAGTGGTCGAATTTCCGGCCCTTGGCGACGGCACGATGGAAAAGACCCTGGTTTCATCCGGTGATCGCGTGACTGTCGGCGCGCCGATCGCCGAGGTCACCGTGACGGCGTCCGAAGATTGGGAGAGCGAGGTGGCCGGGGGGCCAGCTCCCGCCAATGCGGACGCCGGCACGGCGATCCTCGCCATGCCGCGCCTGGGCGAAACGATGACGGAAGGCGTCATCATCCGCTGGCTGGTGGCGGAAGGCGCCGACTACGCGCGCGGCGACGCCATTCTCGAGATCGAGACCGACAAGACGGCGGCGGAAGTCCCGGCGCTGTCCGACGGCAAGCTGGTGAAGATCCTCGCGGCGGAAGGCACACGCCAGCCTGTCGGCGCGCCGATCGCCGAGGTGATCGGCGAGGTCGAGGCGCCCGTAAGCGCTGCCGCCGCGCCTGTGGAAACCGCGTCCGCACCGCTGCCCAAGGCACACGCCGCCGTGTCGTCCGATGGCCGCCGGCGCGCCACGCCGCTTGCCCGGCGCCTGGCGCGCAGCGCAGGTATTTCTCTCGACCATATTTCGGGAAGCGGTCGGCGCGGGCGCATTGAGCGGCGCGACGTCGAAAGCGCCATCCAGGCGACAGCCAGCCCGTCATCGGCGCGCATCGCCTTCGACAAGCTCGGCGATAGGGGCGAGACCTTCCTGCTGATCCACGGCTTCGCCGGCGACCGCAGCAGCTGGGTCGCGACCGCGAGCGGCATTGCGCGGGCCGGCCACACGGCGATCGTGCCGGATCTGCCGGCGCATGGTGTGAGCAAAGCCGAAGCGGCGAGCCTCGATGATCTCGTCGCGGCGATGAGCGATTTCGCGGCAAGCCTGCCGGGAGCGCTGCATCTCGTCGGCCATTCGCTGGGCGGCGCCGTCGCGACGGGCCTCGCCTCGCGCCTCGGCGCCAAGGTGAAGAGTCTGACCTTGATCGCACCGGCCGGCACGGGCCGCGAGATCGACAGCGGTTTCATCCTCGGCATGGCGGCGGCGACGACGGCTGGTGAGGTCGCGCATCTCCTGCGCCTCTTGGGCCCCAAGGCCGATGGCCTGTCGGATGCAGCGGTCACCGTGATGGCGGCGCAACTGGCGCAGGGCCGGCTCAAGGCCCTGGCGCAGGCGCTGGTCGGGCCCGCGGGCCAGAAGATCGACATCCTTCGCGCCCTCGCCAAGCTCGCCGACGAGCTGCCGGTGCGTGCGCTGATCGGCACCGAGGACCGCACCATCCCGGCCGCGCAGGCCCTCAATCTGCCGCCTTCGGTCGCGGTGCATTTCCTTGCCGCAGGCCATATGCCGCATTGGGATCTGCCGCGCGAAACCCTTTCGCTCATCACAGGAGTTGTCCATGGCTGA
- a CDS encoding carboxymuconolactone decarboxylase family protein yields the protein MADSKQALTAVKSRLGAFAKASPGVMKGVAEINRAATAPGQFDAAQKELMAVAISVAKGCEDCILYHLDAASGMAPARRLLSRRSRSRSRWAAVRR from the coding sequence ATGGCTGATTCCAAGCAGGCGCTCACCGCCGTCAAATCCCGTCTCGGCGCATTCGCCAAGGCCAGCCCCGGCGTGATGAAAGGCGTTGCCGAGATCAACCGCGCCGCCACGGCGCCCGGCCAGTTCGATGCCGCGCAAAAGGAATTGATGGCGGTGGCGATATCTGTGGCGAAAGGCTGCGAGGACTGCATCCTCTATCACCTGGATGCCGCAAGCGGCATGGCGCCGGCGAGGCGGCTCTTATCGAGGCGCTCGAGGTCGCGGTCGAGATGGGCGGCGGTCCGGCGGTGA